The proteins below are encoded in one region of Purpureocillium takamizusanense chromosome 11, complete sequence:
- a CDS encoding uncharacterized protein (EggNog:ENOG503NWWM~COG:V), whose amino-acid sequence MEQLYIDNTMPQQALGAAPADLLRESLETLVTTHPPQESYDPETCIGLIAGPTGVAYALLCLSARHPDLRIQGHNLVHWAGKYVEGDRGTLVLQDGCCGFVAEVLALDAVRACVTKDRRCVTALLAHMPRLLEPASGEGADKFPAEMIYGRAGMLYMLRAVRHWVPDSADLLEEPIARLARRILDKDDDGKGHWVWNGDRYFGAPHGDIGTLAQIVLCVPTLAPELAGLLEELLDLQSDEGNWIHTAKALEAGEAAVRVQFCHGAPGFVFALQSLRPHYPDFAERFDKAIHKGREVTWAKGVLKKEPSLCHGVLGNALSLEKGSRRSHFLALATPDAVAETRARDATLFKPANYGLENSALLGYWPSAAWAWSMCEDEEPRMLFFNDV is encoded by the exons ATGGAGCAGCTCTACATCGACAACACCATGCCGCAGCAGGCCCTCggggcggccccggcggACCTGCTGAGGGAAAGCCTGGAAACGCTCGTCACGACGCACCCGCCGCAGGAATCCTACGACCCCGAGACGTGCATAGGGCTGATCGCGGGCCCGACAGGCGTCGCCTACGCTCTCCTCTGCTTGTCCGCCCGTCACCCGGACCTACGCATCCAGGGTCACAACCTTGTGCACTGGGCCGGCAAgtacgtcgagggcgaccgCGGGACGCTCGTTCTCCAGGACGGGTGCTGCGGCTTCGTTGCCGAGGTGCTCgctctcgacgccgtgcgcgccTGCGTCACCAAGGACCGGCGCTGCGtgacggcgctgctcgcgcaCATGCCGAGACTGCTCGAGCCCGCGTCGGGGGAGGGCGCCGACAAGTTTCCCGCCGAGATGATATACGGCAGGGCGGGCATGCTCTACATGCTGCGCGCGGTGCGCCACTGGGTGCCCGACTCCGCggacctgctcgaggagcccatagcccgcctggcgcgccgcatcttggacaaggacgacgacggcaagggccacTGGGTGTGGAACGGCGATCGATACTTTGGAGCCCCCCACGGCGACATTGGCACCCTGGCGCAGATTGTGCTATGCGTCCCGACGCTCGCCCCTGAGCTCGctggcctgctcgaggagctcctgGACCTCcagagcgacgagggcaacTGGATTCacacggccaaggccctcgaagccggcgaggctgccgtcCGGGTGCAGTTCTgccacggcgcgccgggATTCGTCTTTGCGCTGCAATCGCTGCGCCCTCACTACCCCGACTTCGCCGAGCGGTTCGACAAGGCCATTCACAAGGGCCGTGAGGTCACCTGGGCCAAGGGCGTGCTCAAGAAGGAGCCGAGCCTCTGCCACGGCGTGCTCGGTAACGCATT ATCGCTGGAGAAGggatcgaggaggagccacttcctcgcgctggcgacgccggacgccgttgccgagaCCCGGGCGCGCGACGCAACACTCTTCAAGCCGGCCAACTATGGGCTCGAAAACTCCGCGCTGCTGGGATATtggccgagcgcggcgtgggcgtggtCGATgtgcgaggacgaggaacCGCGGATGCTATTTTTCAACGACGTCTAG
- a CDS encoding uncharacterized protein (EggNog:ENOG503NWWM~COG:V): MEQLYIDNTMPQQALGAAPADLLRESLETLVTTHPPQESYDPETCIGLIAGPTGVAYALLCLSARHPDLRIQGHNLVHWAGKYVEGDRGTLVLQDGCCGFVAEVLALDAVRACVTKDRRCVTALLAHMPRLLEPASGEGADKFPAEMIYGRAGMLYMLRAVRHWVPDSADLLEEPIARLARRILDKDDDGKGHWVWNGDRYFGAPHGDIGTLAQIVLCVPTLAPELAGLLEELLDLQSDEGNWIHTAKALEAGEAAVRVQFCHGAPGFVFALQSLRPHYPDFAERFDKAIHKGREVTWAKGVLKKEPSLCHGVLGNAL, from the coding sequence ATGGAGCAGCTCTACATCGACAACACCATGCCGCAGCAGGCCCTCggggcggccccggcggACCTGCTGAGGGAAAGCCTGGAAACGCTCGTCACGACGCACCCGCCGCAGGAATCCTACGACCCCGAGACGTGCATAGGGCTGATCGCGGGCCCGACAGGCGTCGCCTACGCTCTCCTCTGCTTGTCCGCCCGTCACCCGGACCTACGCATCCAGGGTCACAACCTTGTGCACTGGGCCGGCAAgtacgtcgagggcgaccgCGGGACGCTCGTTCTCCAGGACGGGTGCTGCGGCTTCGTTGCCGAGGTGCTCgctctcgacgccgtgcgcgccTGCGTCACCAAGGACCGGCGCTGCGtgacggcgctgctcgcgcaCATGCCGAGACTGCTCGAGCCCGCGTCGGGGGAGGGCGCCGACAAGTTTCCCGCCGAGATGATATACGGCAGGGCGGGCATGCTCTACATGCTGCGCGCGGTGCGCCACTGGGTGCCCGACTCCGCggacctgctcgaggagcccatagcccgcctggcgcgccgcatcttggacaaggacgacgacggcaagggccacTGGGTGTGGAACGGCGATCGATACTTTGGAGCCCCCCACGGCGACATTGGCACCCTGGCGCAGATTGTGCTATGCGTCCCGACGCTCGCCCCTGAGCTCGctggcctgctcgaggagctcctgGACCTCcagagcgacgagggcaacTGGATTCacacggccaaggccctcgaagccggcgaggctgccgtcCGGGTGCAGTTCTgccacggcgcgccgggATTCGTCTTTGCGCTGCAATCGCTGCGCCCTCACTACCCCGACTTCGCCGAGCGGTTCGACAAGGCCATTCACAAGGGCCGTGAGGTCACCTGGGCCAAGGGCGTGCTCAAGAAGGAGCCGAGCCTCTGCCACGGCGTGCTCGGTAACGCATTGTAA